The genomic stretch GGGAGTTCATTGATGGCGAACCTAGGCCCGTCCCCGCGACTCGCCCATCTCCATCGCAGTCGCTATCAGATGGGCAATCCTGAGGGGCTCGGGTAGCACCCCCTTGACCGTGCTCCTTCGGATCAAATTTTCTGCCTCTCCAGCTGGTATTCCAACCTGGGCAACGTGGATCGATTTATAATCGGTTCTTACCTCTCTGAGCGGATGCCTTTGTATCGTGGCAATACGCTTCTCCCAGTCTGAGAAGTGGGACCTGAGGGCGATCTCCATACCATGCATATCTGGAGGGTCCCGGGTAATCGTAGCGAAGGGCACATTGGTCCTCTCATGGAGGTCAGAGATATCGATTACATTGAATCCTCCAAGGGCAATGCCATCCACCATCGCCAACTTGATCTGTTCCCGGAACCTTGATTTAAGAACCATCTCGGAGAGCACATCGTTGGCGTCGGTACCGTCCACCTCGCACCAGGTCCTCATGACCCCTTCGACGTAGGAAGGGAGACGCACTACCACGCCCACTACCAAGGCACGATCGTCATCGAAATGAAAGGGAGAATCATCGATGCCGAGGACGCGGACATGGGGTTTCATCTACATCAGCTTCAGTTCTCCGGTGACCCTGTCCACCAGTTCTTCCGGCGCAGGCCCGATCCCGAGGCATGTCGTGGTTCCGGGTGGAAGCTCTGTGTGCCCCGCGTCTATGATCAGGGAACAGGTAATGCCGGAGTGTTCCGAGGCCATCTTTAGTTCCATGAGCTCCTGGAGGCTGGCCACCTTTACGACCACTTTCTTCTGACCCTCCCCGTACCATTTCCTGTACCAGATGGGGTGCTTCTTCTTTGCGGCGAAGGAGCAGTTAACGGCAGCGTGGGCCACCTGGGCAGCCATCTTCCCTGGTGAGAGCTTGAGGTCAGTCCTGACCGCTATGACCATCTTGTACTCCATGTTCTTCATCGAAGCTCGCCCATACATCCGGATAAAAGACTTAATAACTTCGCCGTTGTTGCTCAGAGCATGTTCGAGGTCCTTTCCCGGGACGGACTGGCGAGGGTTGGTAAGCTGACCACCCCTCACGGGACGGTCAGAACCCCCGCACTGCTTCCGGTGATCAACCCTCGGCTCATAACAATCGAGCCGAGTCGCCTACGGGAAGCCTACGGATTCGAGGCCATCATCACCAATTCATATATCATAAGGAACAGCGAGAACCTCCGCGAGCGGGCGCTCTCCGAAGGACTGCACTCTTTGCTGGGCTTCAAAGGGGCCATCATGACTGACAGCGGCACCTTCCAGTCCCACATGTACGGCGAGGTGGAGGTCTCCAACCAGGAGATCGTCTCCTTCCAGAGGGACATTGGGTCGGACATAGGCACAGTCCTGGACATTTTCACCGAGCCATACTGGGGATACGATGAGACATCAGAGGCGGTCGACACGACATTGTCACGTACCGAGGAGGCCTCGCAACTGAAGGGCGAGATGATGTTGGCAGGTGTGGTGCAGGGATCGGTATTCCCCGATCTCAGGGAGAGGTGCGCAAGGAGCATGGCCTCAATGGGGGTGGACATTCACCCTATAGGAGGTGTGGTACCGCTCATGGAGGGCTACAGGTACTCCGACCTTGTGGATGTCATTGTGGCCTCGAAGAAAGGGCTAGATCCCAGCCGGCCCGTCCATCTTTTCGGAGCCGGGCACCCTATGGTCTTCGCCCTAGCCGCCCTACTTGGATGCGACATGTTCGACTCCGCCTCATACGCCAAATTCGCACGAGATGGTCGCTTCATGACGGTCGAGGGGACCTTCCACCTCAAGGACATGAAGGAGCTCAATTGTCAGTGTCCCGCCTGTCACAATCACGACATCAGAACCCTCAAATCACTGGATGAAGAGAAACGAGTAAGGACCATCGCTGAACACAACCTGTGGGCATCCAAGATGGAGCTGGATAGGGTCAGAAGGGCCATACTAGAGGGAGACATCTGGGAGCTAGTGGAGAGGCGTTGCAGGGCCCATCCCGCACTCCTTGACGGACTAAGGAGGCTTCCCCTCCACTCTGGATATCTGGAGAGGTTCGAGCCCCTGAGCAGGGAGGGAGCGCTGTTCTACACCGGCTCAGAGAGCGTTTCCAGGCCCGCATTCTCTAGATACCGTAGGAGGCTGGGCAATGCATTCCAATTCGGAAGCAAAAAGCTCATCGAGGTGGAAGAGACCAGCAAGCCTTACAACAGGTCGTGCACCGAGCTGATCATCCGGGAGTATGGGGAAGATACGCAGATCGTTGTGCGGTCTCCGTTGGGTCCGGTCCCAATCGAAATGGATGAGACTTACCCTGTAGCGCAGTCTCTGTTTCCCACAATTGTCGATAGAGAGACAGAAGAGCTCTCGAATGAGATGATGTTGAAGGTCAGAAAGAAGTTCGATGAAGTCATCGAATGCAACTGCGCGGGATTGGGAAGCGGAAGTCCCGATATACCGGAATTGGACCTCGCGAGGACACGAACGGTCATAGAATACCAGTTCGGTTCAGGAGCATCGGAAGCAATTATGAACGGGGAAACTACCTTCCTTAAATCCAGGACAACGGGAAAGATCAGGAATGTGTTTGTGGATGGCGAGCACGTTCTCTCGATGCGGGCCTCGGACGGCCTGTTTACCCTGAGGCCACCAGGAGCAAAAAGGCTGATGAAGTATTTTCCTTATCCTAGGATGAGGGTGGTGGTTGAGGACGATGCAGTGCCCTTCAACCGGGAGGGGAAGAACACGTTCTGCAAGTTCGTCATCGACTGTGATCCTGGGATAGTCCCAATGGACGAGGTCATGGTTGTCGATCAGTCGGATGACCTGGTTGCTATAGGACGTGCGATATTGGTTAGGGAAGAGATGATCGCATTCGAAAAGGGTATTGCCGTGAAGGTGAGAGAAGGCATCAAGATCTGATCATCTTGACTGCTGGACCATCTCCCCTGCGACCTTGACGCATGATAGAAGGTCTTCCAGGGTGTGAAGCATGGAGGACTCGCTCTTGGCACTTGCTTCAAGAATGATTGCATCGGCTTCCCTCCATGCCTTGGCGTAGCCAGCATTGTCCTGCTCGATCGCTCTCAGGACGATCTCGGCAGTACTCTCATCCCCGTATTCTATATGGATCAGGCAATCGACGCTCACTCCCTGGCAATGATCACCGGGTATTATTAAGCTTCCTGGTTCGTCATTCCTTCATTGAGCGGGGGATGAGGATTGCGGCGACGAAGGCGATCCCCAACATTACGGTGATCGTATCGAAGGAGATGCGCATGCCCTGCCTGGCAGAATTATTGGTTATCTCGTAGAGGTAAGGCTTGAGGTCATCGGGGATGTCGGGTTCTTCTCCCTGCTCCAGCTTCTCGAACCACTCCAGGATCTTCTCCGCAACCTCGTCCTCTTGATCCTCGGGTACCAAACCTGTGTCGATCACACCATTCACGATCGAGGAGAACACCGCTATGATCAGGACCACTCCGATAAAGGCGGTGCCCAGCGACGTCCCGAGCTGCTTGGCGGTATTCACCAGTCCCGAGGCGTCGCTCTGCTGCTCCGGTCCTGCGGCGGATAGGGTGATATTGGTGATTTGAGAGAGCAGGAGGCCGAGACCCGTTCCGAAGACGAGGAATCCGGGCAGTAGATCGATGAAATCCACCTGGAAATGGAACTCATCCCTGAGCATCATGGATCCTAACATCGAGATTGCTATTCCGATCAGGACCAGGTACTTGGGATGTATGATTGATGAAAGTCTGGTCGCTCCCACAGAGAATATGAAAACGGTCAAGGAAGTGGGTAGGATTATCAGCCCGGTGGTGAAGGCGTCGAGATCGAGAACTGACTGCATGAACACCGGAATTATGAACAGGAAACCTGCCAGTGTGAGATTCTGGATGATACCCACGATGTTGCCGTAGTTGAAGGTCCTGAGCTTCAGAAGGCTGATGTCGGTGAGTGGGACCAGGCCTCTCGCGATCCTCCTCTTCTGCCAGAGCAGGAAGAGCAACATGATCAAGCCCCCTGCGATCATAAGAATTGGGACCAGGAGCCAGGTCTCGTAGGATTGAAGTTGGAGAATGCCCAAGACTATCAGGAAAAGGCCGGTGAAGGACATCACCGCACCCACCGCATCGAGGTCCTTCCACTTTATTGTCGGCCTAGACAATGGGAGCCAACGCAGTAGGACCAGAATGACGATCGCGATCACCACTTCCAGACCGAAGGCAAGCCTCCAGGTGTAGAATGTAGTCAGGAATCCGCCGATTATGGGGCCAAAGGCAGCGCCGGCGGCGGCTATCCCTCCCCACATACCGAATGCGACGGCACGTTCCTTTCCCTTGTAGCTGTCGGTAATGAAAGTGGCTGTCGCGGGAAGCATCAACGCCGCGCCTATTCCCTCCAGGATGGCCCAGCCGATCAGGAGCATCAGGGCGTTGATGCTGAGCGCCGCCGTGGCCGTTCCTATGGTGTAGATAACCAGACCGATGGTGAATGCTTTCCTTCGGCCAACGACGTCCCCCAGCTTGCCTCCAAGAAGGATCAGGGATGCCATGATGAGGGCGTAAATCGCGATGATGGCCTGGATCACGCTGATATCGGTATTCAGATCCACAACCAGCGCCGATATCGAGACATTCATCATCGTAGTGTCGATGACGAGAATGAAAATCGCAAGGCATACTATGACGAGAACTCCCCAACGGAAACCAGATCTATCCCCCTTGGCCAAATAGCGCCTCCTAATTGAATCGATAATCGTATTGGAATATTTTGAGTTCATCATATAATACGATTATTGGAATATGGGGCTTGGAAGGCCATAGGATTATTACTGTCGATATACATTAATTAGCCGAGGAGAATATTATGATAGACAAGATTGACCATCTGGCTATAGTGGTGTCGGATCTTGAGAAATCGATGGATTTCTACGGTAAGGCGCTTGGCTTCGGGGAGATACTGAGGTTCGACTCCAAACTCCCAGGGATAAAGCGGATCTCGTTCATGGAGAAGTCAGGGGGAGTGTTGGAGCTGTTAGAGCTGGACGGCACGAAGGATTTCGTGGACGACCCGGCAATGCCCGGTTTCAAGCACCTCTGCGTTGCAGTGACCGATTTCGATGCCGATTACGAGAGGATAAAGGGAATGGGAGTGAAGGTCCTGGAGGAGCCTCATGTGCTCAATAGCGAGCACTTGACAATGACCAGTTCCAGGATTGATGTCAACATTAAGAAGGGGCTCAAGAGGGCGGTATTCGCCGATCCTGATGGCCTGCCGCTCGAGATAATGCAATGGCTGTAAGAAAGTAGCCCCGGGCAGATTTGAACTGCCGTCGCCGGCTCCAAAGGCCGGCATGATTGACCGCTACACTACGGGGCTATGATGAACCGGATAATTGTACTCATATATAACAATCGTACCGGTAAATCTAGGACTGAACCAGATCGCCGTACAGATGCGTAGGCGCAGCTTCGGTGATCTCCACCATTAAATATTCTCCAAGGGGGAATTCCCCTTTCACCACGACTGGTTTGTAGGAGTCGGTCCTGCCGATAACTGAACCTTTTTTCCCTTTCTCTACGACGAGGATGACCTCCTTTTCCCCGATCAACGATTTGTTGATCTCCTCAGCGATCTCGAACCTGAGCTTGGTCAGCTCCCTCGAGCGATCCTTCGCCTTCCAGCCCGGTACCTTATGATCCATGGAGAATGCCTCAGTGCCGGGTCGTGGAGAGAATCTTGTTATGTTGACGATGTCGGGTTTCACGCTCTCAAGGAGTTCCCTCGTCAGGAGGTGATCGTCATCGCTCTCGCCTGGGAACCCCACGATAACATCCGTGGAAAGGGTCATCCTTGGTAAGGATCCCCTAAAGGAGTCGACGAGGGCTCGGAAATCCTGAACGGTATATCTCCTCCCCATGCTCTTCAGGAGCGTGTTGCTTCCACTTTGCACGGGAAGGTGGAGGAACTTGAATACCTTGGGATTGTTCCAGGCAGGTATGTATCGTTCAACAATCTTGATCAAGGTATCCGGGTTCATCATCCCCACCCTTATCTTGAAGTCACCCGGTATCGAGGAAAGGGACGAGACGAGCTCAGAAAGGTCGGTTCCGATGTCCCTCCCATAAGCGGCAGTGTCCTGACCAGTGATCTGAAGCTCCTTTGTGCCGTTCTGAATCATCACCTTGGTTTGCCCCAGCAACTCAGCGTGGCGAAGGCTGCGAAGGTGCCCCCTTGCTATCCTTGTGATGCAGTAGTTGCACCCTCCCAGGCATCCTTGAGCTATGGGCAATATTCCAATTACCCCTCCATCCACAGGTGTGAGGCATCCATCGCCCCTGCCGAAGTGCTTCTCAATGATTGTCTTGAAGTCAGCATAGTCGGAGAATGGAAGAATCACGGCTTGCGGTGCAACCTCATCGATCCTCTGGGCCTGAACGGCGGCCAGGCATCCGGCCACGACCAGTTTCTTCCCCGAGTTCGATAGAGCCCCAATCCTTGAGACCATCCGGTTCTCCGTGGCCTGAATGACGGTGCAGGTGTTGATAACAGCCAGATCCGCTTCGTCCGCTCGGTCAACTACTTCGTGACCCAGTGAGGCAAGCTCACGCTTGAAGCGCTCTCCCTCACCCATGCTCATGGTGCATCCATAGGCCTCAACGACGACCTTCACGAGCCTTCAAGAGAGTTCCCGTATAAAGAGGCTACCCAAATACGGCACCAATTGAATCTTGAGGCTCTGATCATGATTTTCCTTCAACGGACTAATAGCTTTGAACTAGTATCCTATCATTCGATTGTCAGTAATTTTGAGGGCTCTTTTCTTCCAAACATTAGATTTATCTACCTCAGATGATTTACCCCGAGGCATGACCCGCACATCGGAGAACGGTGCTAGCTATCGAATGACCAGCTACGACTCTGATTGCAGGTTCGGTTTTAGTCTGCTCTAAGAGCATCCGCCCCTTCCCGTGCCGAAAAGCACTTCACTGTTCACCAGAGAAGCGCAGCGGTAACTTTCATCTAATTCGATGAGCTGCTGGCACGGGTTCTTTCACTCTGATTTCACTCGTTTTGAAAAGGAGGTAAAGAGATGTTAGGAATAGAGGACACACAGATCATCATAGGTTACGGACTATCAATCGCACTTGCGATCGTCTGCGCCATATATGGCGTCCTGAATTGGAACAAGGAAGGTGTGGAGGATGGTTGACACCGTTCTCTTTGGGACCATCACACTGGTGTACATAGCCATCACCTTCTATCTCGGCTACCTGGGGTACAAGAAGACTAGGAGGGCTGAGGACTACATGGTATGCGGTCGAAGGATACACCCCATAGTGCTTGCCCTCTCTTACGGGGCGACGTTCATCAGCACCTCGGCTATAGTGGGATTCGGCGGTGTCGCTGGACAGCTTGGCATGGGTCTGATATGGCTGACGGTGCTCTGTATAGGAGTCGGGATACTGATCGCCTTCATCATCTACGGGAAGAAAACCAGAGAGGTCGGGAACCAGGTGAAAGCGGTCACCTTTCCTGATCTGCTTGGTAAGAAATACAAGTCAAAGTTCGTTCAGTCAGCTATTGCAACCATGATCCTGGCAGGTATGCCCTTGTACACCGCCGCCATTCTCATCGGGGGAGCGAGATTCATCGAGACCACGCTCGCAATCCAGTACGACCTTGCACTGGTGGGCTTTGCAATCATTGTCGCCGCCTATGTGGTTATGGGAGGACTCATCGCCGTGATGTACACCGACGCACTGCAGGGAGGGATCATGCTGATAGGTATGACCGCCCTGATCGTCCTTACCTACGTTCTCCTGGGAGGAGTGGGACCTGCGAACCATGAGCTGAGCTCCATGGCAGATCTTGTACCAGAGGCGTTGGCTGCGGCCGGTATGACGGGATGGACCTCCATGCCCGAGCTGGGCTCGTCCATCTGGTTCACTCTCATCACAACCCTCGTACTAGGTGTGGGCATTGGCGTGCTCGCGCAGCCGCAGCTGGTGGTCCGCTTCATGACCGTCAAGGACAACAGGTCGCTGAACAGAGCGATCATGGTGGGAGGACCATTCGTTCTCATCATGACCGCAGTGGCTTTCACGGCCGGGGCGCTCAGCAATGTCTACTTCTACCAGACCAGCGGGATCACCGCATTGGAAGCCGCAGGAGGGAATGTCGACTCGATCATACCGCTGTTCATCAACGAAGCTCTTCCTGAGTGGTTCGTGGTGGTATTCATGCTCGCACTTCTGGCGGCGGCCATGTCCACGCTAAGCTCGCTCTTCCATACCATGGGCACCTCCATGGGGTACGACCTCTGGGGGAACCTCAGGGAGAAACTCATGGGAGCCAACAACAGGGAGACCGAGCACATGAGGCTTTCGTTCAAGCCCAGCCAGATCGGGACAATGGCCATGATAGTGGTGAGCGTGGCACTGGCCTACATCATGCCTATCAGCATCATTGCCCGGGCCACGGTGATGTTCATGGGATTGTGCGTTTCAGCTTTCCTGCCGGCACTGACCCACGCTCTCTACTCGCGGAACCCATCCACGAAGGCGGCGATCGCCAGCCTACTGGTCGGAGCAAGCGCCTGGTTCATGTGGACAGTGTTCGTGCATGTGAAGGAGTCAGCGGCCCTAGGCATATGCCGGGCGCTATTCGGGGTGGACACCCTGCTCCTGATGCCCTGGCAAGTGATCGATCCTCTGATCATCGCGCTCCCGATATCAATGATCGCCCTCACTGTTGTCTGGTACCTGGACAAGAGAATGTGCCTGCTGGGCGAGGAGATCGGGATCCCCAACACAGAGGGCTGATCAGAAACCACATCCCTTTTTCTTTCAACTCAGCCAGAGATTGATCTCCTGAACATCAATGTGGTGGCCGAGAGTGTGATCACCCCTACTATCAGTATCACTAGGAATCCCTCTCCAAGAACTGCCCAGTCCCATCCATTTATGATAAGGGATCGCGTCGCATCAGCCACGTAGCTGATTGGATTGATCTCGGAGAAGCTCTGAACCCAGGACGGGAGCAGGGCTTTTGGCATGACCGCGGTGGATAGGAAAAGCAGCGGGAATGTTGTGATCAGCCCGATGGTGAGGGTCGTTTCTGAGTTCTTCGTGGTGAGAGCGACGAAAGTGGAAAGGCCAGACCAGGCTATCCCAAATGCCGCGGCGATGATAAGGATCATGATTGCACCGGGGACGCTGGTGACAATTGAAACACCTACCGACACGGCCAGGAGAAGGATGATGAATGTCTGGATCATGATGCGGACCGCGTCGCTCAGCACCTTCCCGATGAGGATGGACGACCTTGATATGGGTGCCACTTTCATCTTGTCCAGATAACCGCTCTCCATGTCATCTACCATTCCAATCCCGGACTGGAGGGCGGACGCCATTACCGTCTGGATGACGATGGCGGCGGTGAAGAAGGTCTTGTAGTTATCGGTTCCCGTGATCTGCTCGAAGTTGGGAATCTGACCGATGGCCGCGAACGCCTCCGTGAAAAGGAAGAACCAGATTATGGGCTGGACCAGCGAGAAGAATATAGCCAAAGGTTGACGCTTGGTCTTGATCATCCATCTGTTGAAAACGCTGATGATCTCTCCCGGCAAGTACATCATATTCATCTCCTTCCCCTCCTTCTCATTCTCCTGGTGGGCGGTTTCACCTCTTCCACCTTCAGCTTCCTTCCAGTGAATTTCAAAAAGACATCATCTAATGAAGGAGGCGAAAGCGTGAGGTGGTCTATATTCAGATTCACGCCGTCAAGTGCTCTCACTATCTGCGGTACCAGAATCCCACCGTTATCTCCAAAGATAATAAGGACCTTGTTGCAGTCTATCATCTCTATCTCGCATTCCTGGACCTCCTTGACCCCAGGTATCTTTTCGATGACTTCGATCGCACCATCCCTGATCTCCTCTGTCATCTCATCCTTCAACTTGACCTCGATGAGATCCGCACCTATCTGGGCTTTGAGGTCTGACGGTGTTCCTTCAGCAACGATCTTCCCCTGGTCGATTATGGACAGACGATTGGCGAGATGATCGGCCTCTTCCATGTATTGTGTTGTCAGGAAAATGGTCATTCCACCCCGGTTCAACTTCTCGATGTAGTCCCAGATGGCCTTTCTGTTCTGGGGGTCCAGGCCGGTCGTTGGTTCGTCGAGAAATAGCAGTTTTGGCATCGAAACCAAAGAAGTTGCGAGATCAAGCCGTTTCTTCATCCCCCCGGAGTACGTGCCTGCCTTTCTATCGGCAGCCTCTATCAACCCAACCGTTTCCAAGATCTCATTAACTCGCCCATCGATCTCCTGCTTGGGAACATGATAGAACCTGCACTGGAGTTTTAAATTCTCCCGAGCGGTAAGATCATCGTCCACGCCGATTTCCTGGGAGGCATATCCTATGACATTTCGAATATCCCTCTCCATGCCATCAAGGTCCAAACCATCTACTATCACCTTACCAGAGGTCTTCTTGAGAAGTGTGGTTAGAATCTTGATCGTGGTGCTCTTCCCAGCTCCATTTGGCCCGAGAAAGCCGAATATCTCCCCTCTTAGAACATGGAATGATATGTCATCGACGGCAGTGATGTCAGGTTCGAACCTTTTTACCAAGCCGTCCACCGAAATGATATTGTCCAATATCAAGCGCCCCTTTGACCACTTAGAATCATAATTTCTATTGTAGCCCGGGGCTTATAAAAGACATCGACAGGATATGGGCTTGGAATCAAGGAGCTGACTCAAGCCTAAGAACAACCTCATAGGGTGTTGGAAATTGATTCGGCTAGGTCCTTGATCTTCCCTTCCCAACCGTCCTCGAGCGGCCCCTTTATGCCTTTGACCTCTAAAGAAAAGCATTCAGAGGTTGGGGTCAACCCTGCCGATTGAAGGGCATCGTTCATTATTCCCTCCGTCTTTTTCCATTGGGGCTTTTCCTTAGGCTGGGGAAGATGGGTTATCACTAGCGCATACTTCCCTCCATCTCTGGATAATTTACCAACGAACTTTCTCATCTTGCCTGGGGGCTTCCCCGCGTGCACCGAGGTGGAGAAGACGTAAAGATCAGAATCTGGTATCTTATCAGGGTTGATATCGGTGACAGAAT from Methanomassiliicoccales archaeon encodes the following:
- a CDS encoding peptidyl-tRNA hydrolase — its product is MEYKMVIAVRTDLKLSPGKMAAQVAHAAVNCSFAAKKKHPIWYRKWYGEGQKKVVVKVASLQELMELKMASEHSGITCSLIIDAGHTELPPGTTTCLGIGPAPEELVDRVTGELKLM
- a CDS encoding ATP-binding cassette domain-containing protein, producing the protein MISVDGLVKRFEPDITAVDDISFHVLRGEIFGFLGPNGAGKSTTIKILTTLLKKTSGKVIVDGLDLDGMERDIRNVIGYASQEIGVDDDLTARENLKLQCRFYHVPKQEIDGRVNEILETVGLIEAADRKAGTYSGGMKKRLDLATSLVSMPKLLFLDEPTTGLDPQNRKAIWDYIEKLNRGGMTIFLTTQYMEEADHLANRLSIIDQGKIVAEGTPSDLKAQIGADLIEVKLKDEMTEEIRDGAIEVIEKIPGVKEVQECEIEMIDCNKVLIIFGDNGGILVPQIVRALDGVNLNIDHLTLSPPSLDDVFLKFTGRKLKVEEVKPPTRRMRRRGRR
- a CDS encoding sodium:solute symporter family protein, with the protein product MVDTVLFGTITLVYIAITFYLGYLGYKKTRRAEDYMVCGRRIHPIVLALSYGATFISTSAIVGFGGVAGQLGMGLIWLTVLCIGVGILIAFIIYGKKTREVGNQVKAVTFPDLLGKKYKSKFVQSAIATMILAGMPLYTAAILIGGARFIETTLAIQYDLALVGFAIIVAAYVVMGGLIAVMYTDALQGGIMLIGMTALIVLTYVLLGGVGPANHELSSMADLVPEALAAAGMTGWTSMPELGSSIWFTLITTLVLGVGIGVLAQPQLVVRFMTVKDNRSLNRAIMVGGPFVLIMTAVAFTAGALSNVYFYQTSGITALEAAGGNVDSIIPLFINEALPEWFVVVFMLALLAAAMSTLSSLFHTMGTSMGYDLWGNLREKLMGANNRETEHMRLSFKPSQIGTMAMIVVSVALAYIMPISIIARATVMFMGLCVSAFLPALTHALYSRNPSTKAAIASLLVGASAWFMWTVFVHVKESAALGICRALFGVDTLLLMPWQVIDPLIIALPISMIALTVVWYLDKRMCLLGEEIGIPNTEG
- the tgtA gene encoding tRNA guanosine(15) transglycosylase TgtA, translating into MFEVLSRDGLARVGKLTTPHGTVRTPALLPVINPRLITIEPSRLREAYGFEAIITNSYIIRNSENLRERALSEGLHSLLGFKGAIMTDSGTFQSHMYGEVEVSNQEIVSFQRDIGSDIGTVLDIFTEPYWGYDETSEAVDTTLSRTEEASQLKGEMMLAGVVQGSVFPDLRERCARSMASMGVDIHPIGGVVPLMEGYRYSDLVDVIVASKKGLDPSRPVHLFGAGHPMVFALAALLGCDMFDSASYAKFARDGRFMTVEGTFHLKDMKELNCQCPACHNHDIRTLKSLDEEKRVRTIAEHNLWASKMELDRVRRAILEGDIWELVERRCRAHPALLDGLRRLPLHSGYLERFEPLSREGALFYTGSESVSRPAFSRYRRRLGNAFQFGSKKLIEVEETSKPYNRSCTELIIREYGEDTQIVVRSPLGPVPIEMDETYPVAQSLFPTIVDRETEELSNEMMLKVRKKFDEVIECNCAGLGSGSPDIPELDLARTRTVIEYQFGSGASEAIMNGETTFLKSRTTGKIRNVFVDGEHVLSMRASDGLFTLRPPGAKRLMKYFPYPRMRVVVEDDAVPFNREGKNTFCKFVIDCDPGIVPMDEVMVVDQSDDLVAIGRAILVREEMIAFEKGIAVKVREGIKI
- a CDS encoding VOC family protein, translating into MIDKIDHLAIVVSDLEKSMDFYGKALGFGEILRFDSKLPGIKRISFMEKSGGVLELLELDGTKDFVDDPAMPGFKHLCVAVTDFDADYERIKGMGVKVLEEPHVLNSEHLTMTSSRIDVNIKKGLKRAVFADPDGLPLEIMQWL
- a CDS encoding ABC transporter permease, whose product is MMYLPGEIISVFNRWMIKTKRQPLAIFFSLVQPIIWFFLFTEAFAAIGQIPNFEQITGTDNYKTFFTAAIVIQTVMASALQSGIGMVDDMESGYLDKMKVAPISRSSILIGKVLSDAVRIMIQTFIILLLAVSVGVSIVTSVPGAIMILIIAAAFGIAWSGLSTFVALTTKNSETTLTIGLITTFPLLFLSTAVMPKALLPSWVQSFSEINPISYVADATRSLIINGWDWAVLGEGFLVILIVGVITLSATTLMFRRSISG
- a CDS encoding flavodoxin family protein → MAKISITYLSKYGNGKMAMERLKDLLLRDGHDVSTYSVTDINPDKIPDSDLYVFSTSVHAGKPPGKMRKFVGKLSRDGGKYALVITHLPQPKEKPQWKKTEGIMNDALQSAGLTPTSECFSLEVKGIKGPLEDGWEGKIKDLAESISNTL
- a CDS encoding DUF99 family protein; this translates as MKPHVRVLGIDDSPFHFDDDRALVVGVVVRLPSYVEGVMRTWCEVDGTDANDVLSEMVLKSRFREQIKLAMVDGIALGGFNVIDISDLHERTNVPFATITRDPPDMHGMEIALRSHFSDWEKRIATIQRHPLREVRTDYKSIHVAQVGIPAGEAENLIRRSTVKGVLPEPLRIAHLIATAMEMGESRGRA
- a CDS encoding MFS transporter is translated as MNSKYSNTIIDSIRRRYLAKGDRSGFRWGVLVIVCLAIFILVIDTTMMNVSISALVVDLNTDISVIQAIIAIYALIMASLILLGGKLGDVVGRRKAFTIGLVIYTIGTATAALSINALMLLIGWAILEGIGAALMLPATATFITDSYKGKERAVAFGMWGGIAAAGAAFGPIIGGFLTTFYTWRLAFGLEVVIAIVILVLLRWLPLSRPTIKWKDLDAVGAVMSFTGLFLIVLGILQLQSYETWLLVPILMIAGGLIMLLFLLWQKRRIARGLVPLTDISLLKLRTFNYGNIVGIIQNLTLAGFLFIIPVFMQSVLDLDAFTTGLIILPTSLTVFIFSVGATRLSSIIHPKYLVLIGIAISMLGSMMLRDEFHFQVDFIDLLPGFLVFGTGLGLLLSQITNITLSAAGPEQQSDASGLVNTAKQLGTSLGTAFIGVVLIIAVFSSIVNGVIDTGLVPEDQEDEVAEKILEWFEKLEQGEEPDIPDDLKPYLYEITNNSARQGMRISFDTITVMLGIAFVAAILIPRSMKE
- a CDS encoding tRNA (N(6)-L-threonylcarbamoyladenosine(37)-C(2))-methylthiotransferase, whose protein sequence is MKVVVEAYGCTMSMGEGERFKRELASLGHEVVDRADEADLAVINTCTVIQATENRMVSRIGALSNSGKKLVVAGCLAAVQAQRIDEVAPQAVILPFSDYADFKTIIEKHFGRGDGCLTPVDGGVIGILPIAQGCLGGCNYCITRIARGHLRSLRHAELLGQTKVMIQNGTKELQITGQDTAAYGRDIGTDLSELVSSLSSIPGDFKIRVGMMNPDTLIKIVERYIPAWNNPKVFKFLHLPVQSGSNTLLKSMGRRYTVQDFRALVDSFRGSLPRMTLSTDVIVGFPGESDDDHLLTRELLESVKPDIVNITRFSPRPGTEAFSMDHKVPGWKAKDRSRELTKLRFEIAEEINKSLIGEKEVILVVEKGKKGSVIGRTDSYKPVVVKGEFPLGEYLMVEITEAAPTHLYGDLVQS